In Candidatus Baltobacteraceae bacterium, a single genomic region encodes these proteins:
- the gyrB gene encoding DNA topoisomerase (ATP-hydrolyzing) subunit B: MINNNYTGEQIEVLKGLEAVRKRPGMYIGNTSERGLHQLVYEAVDNGVDEALAGYAKTLKVTLYKDNSVSVEDDGRGIPVDMIAEEKMPAVEVVMTILHAGAKFGKGGYKVSGGLHGVGISVVNALSEWMITRVMRDGTVYEMRFERGITVQKLKKIGKTDATGTFQWWRPDPEVFETMELHWDILQKRLRELAFLNRGLSITLRDERGDEPRERTYKFDGGIVSFVEWLNEKKDPLHPIISTHNERDGVDVEVAMQYTDTYNEQIFSYANNINTIEGGMHLQGFRQAVTQAVNSYAKKKGILKESDGSLSTDDIMEGLTAVVSVKLQEPQFEGQTKTKLGNARVRSIVYNLVNERLDFFFEENPKPARVIIEKTMQAQRAREAAKKARDLSRRKNALDGSGLPGKLVDCKNGDPKESEIFLVEGDSAGGTAKGGRDPNTQAILPLRGKILNVEKARLDKVLSNEEIRTMITALGTGFGDEFDLEKLRYHKIIIMTDADVDGSHIRTLLLTFFFRQMKPLVEGGHVFIAQPPLYGIRKGKKQWWAFSEADYKTVIGEEDPKDFTIQQYKGLGEMDAEQLAETTMEVGHRRLKQITVEDAVEAEQIFTDLMGDKVEPRKQYIFDYAKSVKNLDL; this comes from the coding sequence GTGATCAACAATAACTATACCGGCGAACAAATCGAAGTCCTCAAGGGCCTCGAAGCGGTTCGCAAGCGGCCCGGCATGTATATCGGCAACACGTCCGAGCGCGGGCTGCATCAACTCGTCTACGAAGCGGTCGACAACGGCGTCGACGAGGCGCTGGCCGGCTACGCCAAAACGCTGAAGGTCACGCTCTACAAAGACAATTCGGTCTCCGTCGAAGACGACGGCCGCGGCATTCCGGTCGACATGATCGCCGAAGAAAAGATGCCCGCCGTTGAAGTCGTGATGACGATTCTGCACGCCGGCGCCAAGTTCGGCAAGGGCGGTTACAAAGTTTCGGGCGGCCTGCACGGCGTCGGCATCTCGGTCGTGAACGCGCTCTCCGAATGGATGATCACGCGGGTTATGCGCGACGGAACCGTCTACGAGATGCGGTTCGAGCGCGGCATCACCGTGCAAAAGCTCAAGAAGATCGGCAAGACCGACGCGACCGGCACGTTCCAATGGTGGCGACCGGATCCCGAAGTCTTCGAGACGATGGAGCTGCACTGGGACATCTTGCAGAAGCGTCTGCGCGAGCTCGCGTTTCTCAATCGCGGCCTTTCGATCACGCTGCGCGACGAACGCGGCGACGAGCCGCGCGAGCGTACGTATAAATTCGACGGCGGCATCGTTTCGTTCGTCGAGTGGTTGAACGAGAAGAAAGATCCGCTGCACCCGATCATCTCGACGCACAACGAACGCGACGGCGTCGACGTCGAGGTCGCGATGCAATACACCGACACCTACAACGAACAGATCTTCAGCTACGCCAACAACATCAATACGATCGAAGGCGGCATGCATCTGCAAGGCTTCCGTCAAGCCGTCACGCAAGCCGTCAACTCGTACGCGAAAAAGAAGGGCATCCTCAAAGAGAGCGACGGATCGCTCTCGACCGACGACATCATGGAAGGGTTGACCGCCGTCGTTTCGGTGAAGCTGCAAGAGCCGCAGTTCGAAGGCCAAACCAAGACCAAGCTCGGCAACGCGCGCGTGCGCAGCATCGTCTACAACCTGGTAAACGAGCGGCTCGATTTCTTCTTCGAAGAGAACCCGAAGCCGGCGCGCGTCATCATCGAGAAGACCATGCAGGCGCAGCGTGCTCGCGAAGCGGCGAAGAAAGCCCGCGATCTCTCACGGCGCAAGAACGCGCTGGACGGCTCGGGCCTCCCCGGCAAGCTCGTCGACTGCAAGAACGGCGACCCCAAAGAGAGCGAAATCTTCCTGGTCGAAGGCGACTCCGCCGGCGGCACCGCCAAGGGCGGGCGCGATCCGAACACGCAAGCGATCCTGCCGCTGCGCGGCAAGATCCTCAACGTCGAAAAAGCCCGTCTCGACAAAGTGCTTTCCAACGAAGAGATCCGCACGATGATCACCGCGCTCGGCACCGGATTCGGCGACGAATTCGATCTGGAGAAGCTGCGCTACCACAAGATCATCATCATGACCGACGCCGACGTCGATGGTTCGCACATCCGCACGCTGTTGCTCACCTTTTTCTTCCGGCAGATGAAGCCGCTGGTCGAAGGCGGCCACGTCTTCATCGCGCAGCCGCCGCTCTACGGCATCCGTAAGGGCAAGAAGCAGTGGTGGGCGTTCAGCGAAGCCGACTACAAGACGGTCATCGGCGAAGAAGATCCCAAAGACTTCACGATCCAGCAGTACAAGGGTCTGGGCGAGATGGACGCCGAGCAGTTGGCGGAGACCACGATGGAGGTCGGACACCGCCGCCTCAAGCAGATCACCGTCGAGGACGCGGTCGAAGCCGAGCAGATCTTCACCGATCTGATGGGTGACAAAGTCGAGCCGCGCAAGCAGTACATCTTCGACTACGCGAAGTCGGTCAAGAACCTCGACCTGTAG